One window of Strix aluco isolate bStrAlu1 chromosome 24, bStrAlu1.hap1, whole genome shotgun sequence genomic DNA carries:
- the CCR7 gene encoding C-C chemokine receptor type 7: MDGGKQLKVALVFSLPLIFQFCAGNNVTDDYDSNTTIDYTMFEILCEKEEVRNFRAAFLPAMYSLICFTGLLGNGLVMLTYIYFKRLKTMTDIYLLNLALADILFLLTLPFWATSAAMHWLFGEFACKAVYCICKMSFFSGMLLLLSISIDRYFAIVQAASAHRFRPRMIFISKVTCILIWLLAFILSIPELVHSGVNNSDSHPRCSIIANDLQTFNTGIKVSQMVFGFLFPLLVMSVCYLIIIKTLLQARNFEKNKAIKVIIAVVIVFVVFQLPYNGVMLAKTISAFNQTSSCEESKKLDVADDVTYTLACFRCCLNPFLYAFIGVKFRNDLFKLLKELGCLSQERLWQLSTCRESKRFSFAMETETTTTFSP; encoded by the coding sequence TTCTGTGCCGGGAACAACGTCACTGATGACTATGACTCCAACACCACCATTGACTACACCATGTTCGAGATCCTGTGCGAGAAGGAGGAAGTCCGTAACTTCCGCGCTGCCTTCCTCCCAGCCATGTACTCCCTCATCTGCTTCACGGGGCTGCTGGGCAACGGGCTGGTGATGCTCACCTACATCTACTTCAAGAGGCTCAAGACCATGACGGACATCTATTTGCTGAATCTGGCTCTGGCAGACATCCTCTTCCTGCTGACCCTCCCCTTCTGGGCCACCAGTGCAGCCATGCACTGGCTTTTTGGGGAGTTCGCCTGCAAAGCCGTCTATTGCATCTGCAAAATGAGTTTCTTCAGCGGGATGCTGCTCCTCCTGTCCATCAGCATCGACAGGTACTTCGCCATCGTTCAGGCTGCCTCAGCCCACCGCTTCCGTCCCCGGATGATATTCATTAGCAAGGTCACGTGTATCCTCATTTGGCTCCTGGCTTTCATCCTCTCAATCCCTGAGCTGGTTCACAGTGGTGTAAATAACTCAGACAGCCATCCCCGTTGTTCCATCATCGCTAATGACTTGCAGACCTTCAACACTGGCATCAAAGTGTCCCAAATGGTTTTTGGTTTCTTATTTCCCCTCCTAGTCATGTCTGTCTGCTACCTCATCATCATCAAAACATTACTCCAGGCCCGCAACTTTGAGAAGAATAAAGCCATCAAGGTCATCATCGCCGTGGTAATTGTCTTCGTTGTCTTCCAGCTGCCCTACAATGGTGTCATGCTGGCCAAGACCATCTCAGCCTTCAACCAAACCAGCTCGTGTGAGGAGAGCAAGAAGCTCGACGTGGCAGATGACGTGACCTACACTCTGGCCTGCTTCCGATGCTGCCTCAATCCCTTCCTCTACGCCTTCATTGGTGTCAAATTCCGCAACGACCTCTTCAAGCTTCTGAAGGAGCTGGGCTGCCTGAGCCAGGAGCGCCTCTGGCAGCTGTCCACATGCCGCGAGAGCAAGAGGTTTTCCTTTGCCATGGAGACAGAGACAACCACCACCTTCTCCCCATGA